Proteins co-encoded in one Pyxidicoccus xibeiensis genomic window:
- a CDS encoding WD40/YVTN/BNR-like repeat-containing protein, giving the protein MAPFTVRAYRTWEENQRRLRFEDYMQRPGEDAPPQLKPHVEKELFEADNSPEDMDDAFGRMMAHKAHWGIPTPEGSVKLLDEARAEAQRWAHLMPGAPPRSAKDKLAPLGQTAQSWVSLGPTDARFQFNGTRYLQVDSGRISGIAVHPREQNIAYLSTTGGGVWKTFDLFSPDPVWHPVTELIGNLAVGMMEMDPTAPDTLYIGLGDFASDALPGGQLLKTTDGGGIWSAPMVLTGTYPPGSGGVTHSALRVRAIKVDPNAPNIVLVGTEVGLFRSTNAGASFQLVDLPNLGTQTPDAIWTIAYTGQVGGVSRWALSGTGFASPTSVPPTASSPVQGDVWVSTDAGQSWSSRLSANGLPDNDPTASTIADVSRLSIAAGTPPEDPTRTVLYGFATRRTVTTAGGGIWRSLDAGNTWTDVTGNGRPRTWTYLSSSSSACPTVNVHDAQAWYNSTIAVDPGDDNRVILGGTYCGLRTLNGLNGQPTWELVSHWLPTSTNNATTDDGVLPYVHADWHRSLVIRTGTGYMVLVGGDGGLFTSTNVFRPGPVNQDTVQWRYPNRGLVTHLMYNIASGDPATGNQFIAMSGLQDNGTRFRDTDGAPTTFNQVIGGDGIGVAVSRVGEDSMYWGTVQNSSTRWCDPDTAGNDGCNQGVGSTWTPLLPPFGAAAGGCDGDGMTFLSKVIAVRSGNRPAAITGTVAGVFRLVGTPTSSDSRQWQHLGACDIVNGVRALGAAAKVDGLYGVAATGGRFRIMSGCTLDTPAASCTWTVTNRMGVDLNGNGTIDLAESPQNTSSVDFPGNHTGITPGNVFVGSSVTSVVPAGTGRVYRTTDRGQTWQNITGNLPDVPVNVVRYDLSDDTNQTLFAGTHLGVYRTTNGGATWERYGVGLPLVRVTDMFVGLTGGLLRISTFGRGMWEIYPSATAERGVAGNGDYDRNGQLDFVDLLSTANRLGTTPATESRPFYDWNQDVVGTANTVDEADLTQLLNRYGGRP; this is encoded by the coding sequence GTGGCTCCCTTCACCGTGCGTGCGTACCGCACATGGGAAGAGAATCAGCGCCGCCTGCGCTTCGAGGACTACATGCAGCGTCCCGGCGAGGACGCCCCCCCTCAGCTCAAGCCCCACGTCGAGAAAGAGCTGTTCGAAGCGGACAACAGCCCGGAGGACATGGACGACGCGTTCGGCCGGATGATGGCGCACAAGGCGCACTGGGGCATCCCCACGCCGGAAGGCTCGGTGAAGCTGCTGGACGAGGCCCGCGCCGAGGCCCAGCGCTGGGCGCACCTGATGCCCGGCGCGCCGCCGCGCAGCGCGAAGGACAAGCTGGCCCCGCTGGGACAGACGGCCCAGTCCTGGGTGAGCCTGGGGCCTACCGACGCGCGCTTCCAGTTCAACGGCACCCGCTACCTCCAGGTGGACTCCGGCCGCATCAGCGGCATCGCCGTCCATCCCCGGGAGCAGAACATCGCCTACCTCTCCACGACGGGCGGTGGCGTGTGGAAGACGTTCGACCTGTTCTCGCCAGACCCCGTCTGGCACCCCGTCACCGAGCTCATCGGCAACCTGGCCGTGGGCATGATGGAGATGGACCCCACCGCGCCGGACACGCTCTACATCGGCCTGGGAGACTTCGCGAGCGACGCGCTTCCCGGCGGCCAGCTCCTGAAGACGACGGACGGCGGAGGCATCTGGTCCGCGCCCATGGTGCTCACCGGGACCTATCCCCCCGGCAGCGGCGGGGTGACGCACAGCGCGCTGCGCGTGCGCGCCATCAAGGTGGACCCGAACGCGCCGAACATCGTCCTGGTGGGCACGGAGGTGGGCCTGTTCCGCTCCACCAACGCGGGCGCGTCCTTCCAGCTGGTGGACCTGCCCAACCTGGGCACGCAGACGCCCGACGCCATCTGGACCATCGCCTATACCGGGCAGGTGGGAGGCGTGAGCCGCTGGGCCCTGAGTGGTACCGGCTTCGCGAGCCCCACGTCGGTGCCGCCGACGGCCTCCAGCCCCGTGCAGGGTGACGTCTGGGTCAGCACCGATGCGGGCCAGAGCTGGTCTTCGCGGCTGTCCGCCAACGGGCTGCCGGACAACGACCCCACTGCCTCCACCATCGCGGATGTCAGCCGGCTTTCCATCGCGGCGGGCACGCCTCCGGAAGACCCGACCCGGACGGTGCTCTACGGCTTCGCGACCCGGCGCACCGTCACCACGGCGGGCGGCGGCATCTGGCGCTCGCTCGACGCGGGCAACACGTGGACGGACGTGACGGGCAACGGCCGGCCACGGACCTGGACCTATCTGTCCAGCTCCTCCAGCGCGTGCCCCACCGTCAACGTGCACGACGCGCAGGCCTGGTACAACTCCACCATCGCGGTGGACCCGGGCGACGACAACCGCGTCATCCTCGGCGGCACGTACTGCGGCCTGCGCACGCTGAATGGCCTGAACGGCCAGCCGACGTGGGAGCTGGTGTCGCACTGGCTTCCGACCTCCACCAACAACGCGACGACGGACGACGGCGTCCTGCCGTACGTCCACGCGGACTGGCATCGCTCGCTCGTCATCCGCACCGGCACCGGCTACATGGTGCTCGTCGGCGGCGATGGTGGCCTCTTCACGTCCACCAACGTCTTCAGGCCCGGCCCCGTCAACCAGGACACGGTGCAGTGGCGCTACCCCAACCGCGGGCTGGTGACGCACCTGATGTACAACATCGCGTCGGGTGACCCGGCCACGGGCAACCAGTTCATCGCCATGTCCGGCCTGCAGGACAACGGCACGCGCTTCCGCGACACCGACGGAGCCCCCACCACCTTCAACCAGGTCATCGGCGGCGACGGCATCGGCGTGGCGGTGTCCCGCGTGGGCGAGGACTCGATGTACTGGGGCACGGTGCAGAACAGCTCCACCCGCTGGTGCGACCCCGACACCGCCGGCAACGACGGCTGCAACCAGGGCGTGGGCAGCACCTGGACGCCACTCCTGCCGCCCTTCGGCGCGGCCGCTGGCGGCTGTGACGGTGACGGCATGACGTTCCTTTCCAAGGTGATTGCGGTGCGCTCGGGCAACCGGCCCGCGGCCATCACCGGCACCGTGGCCGGTGTCTTCCGCCTGGTGGGGACGCCGACCAGCTCCGACTCTCGTCAGTGGCAGCACCTGGGGGCCTGCGACATCGTCAACGGGGTGCGCGCCCTGGGGGCGGCGGCGAAGGTGGACGGCCTGTATGGCGTCGCCGCCACGGGCGGGCGCTTCCGCATCATGTCCGGCTGCACGCTGGACACGCCGGCGGCGAGCTGCACCTGGACGGTCACCAACCGCATGGGCGTGGACCTCAATGGCAACGGCACCATCGACCTGGCGGAGAGCCCGCAGAACACCAGCAGCGTCGACTTCCCGGGCAACCACACGGGCATCACCCCGGGCAACGTGTTCGTCGGCTCCAGCGTGACGTCCGTCGTCCCGGCGGGCACCGGCCGCGTGTACCGCACGACGGACCGGGGCCAGACGTGGCAGAACATCACCGGCAACCTGCCGGACGTGCCGGTCAACGTGGTGCGGTACGACCTGTCGGACGACACCAACCAGACGCTGTTCGCCGGCACCCACCTGGGCGTGTACCGGACGACCAACGGCGGCGCCACGTGGGAGCGCTACGGCGTGGGCCTGCCGCTGGTGCGCGTCACGGACATGTTCGTGGGCCTCACGGGTGGGCTGCTGCGCATCTCCACCTTCGGCCGCGGCATGTGGGAAATCTACCCGTCCGCCACCGCCGAGCGCGGCGTGGCCGGCAACGGTGACTACGACCGCAACGGCCAGCTCGACTTCGTGGACCTGCTGTCCACGGCGAACCGCCTGGGCACCACCCCGGCGACCGAGTCCCGGCCCTTCTATGACTGGAACCAGGACGTCGTCGGCACCGCGAACACGGTGGACGAGGCGGACCTGACGCAGCTCCTGAACCGTTACGGAGGGCGGCCGTGA
- the ychF gene encoding redox-regulated ATPase YchF, translating to MGLSIGIVGLPNVGKSTLFNALSAAGAQAANYPFCTIEPNVGVVPVPDARLDQLTALIKPLKKVPTSLEFVDIAGLVRGASKGEGLGNQFLGNIRQVNAVLHVLRCFEDDNVTHVEGGVDPVRDRDVVDTELCLKDMETVEKRRERTQKNTKVGGKVGDEAKAELVLLDRIKASLDAGVTVRAQKLTEEERAVISDLFLLTDKPVLYVANIGESEIGKEDSNRHVKAVREMAAKEGFEVVVLAAAMESEIQQLPEEERAGFLESAGLKEPGLHKVAREGYKLLGLWTYFTVGEQECRAWTIHKGYKAPQAAGVIHSDFERGFIKAEVMRWEDLVKLGSEAAVKEKGLLRVEGKEYVVQDGDCMHFRFNV from the coding sequence ATGGGTCTATCCATCGGAATCGTCGGGCTGCCCAACGTCGGCAAGTCCACCCTGTTCAACGCGCTGTCGGCCGCGGGCGCGCAGGCGGCCAACTACCCGTTCTGCACCATCGAGCCCAACGTGGGCGTGGTGCCCGTGCCGGATGCGCGGCTGGACCAGCTGACCGCGCTCATCAAGCCGCTCAAGAAGGTCCCCACCTCGCTGGAGTTCGTGGACATCGCCGGCCTGGTGCGCGGTGCCTCCAAGGGCGAGGGCCTGGGCAACCAGTTCCTGGGCAACATCCGGCAGGTCAACGCGGTGCTGCACGTGCTGCGCTGCTTCGAGGACGACAACGTCACCCACGTGGAGGGCGGGGTGGACCCGGTGAGGGACCGGGACGTCGTCGACACCGAGCTGTGTCTCAAGGACATGGAGACGGTGGAGAAGCGCCGCGAGCGCACCCAGAAGAACACCAAGGTGGGCGGCAAGGTCGGCGACGAGGCCAAGGCGGAGCTGGTGCTGCTGGACCGCATCAAGGCCAGCCTGGACGCGGGCGTCACCGTGCGCGCCCAGAAGCTCACCGAAGAGGAGCGCGCCGTCATCAGCGACCTCTTCCTGCTCACCGACAAGCCCGTGCTGTACGTGGCCAACATCGGCGAGTCGGAGATTGGCAAGGAGGACTCCAACCGCCACGTGAAGGCCGTGCGGGAGATGGCCGCGAAGGAGGGCTTCGAGGTGGTGGTGCTCGCCGCCGCCATGGAGTCCGAAATCCAGCAGCTGCCCGAGGAGGAGCGCGCGGGCTTCCTGGAGAGCGCGGGCCTGAAGGAGCCGGGCCTGCACAAGGTGGCGCGCGAGGGCTACAAGCTCTTGGGCCTGTGGACGTACTTCACCGTGGGCGAGCAGGAGTGCCGCGCGTGGACCATCCACAAGGGCTACAAGGCCCCGCAGGCGGCCGGCGTCATCCACTCGGACTTCGAGCGCGGCTTCATCAAGGCCGAGGTCATGCGCTGGGAGGACCTGGTGAAGCTGGGCAGCGAGGCCGCCGTGAAGGAGAAGGGCCTGCTGCGCGTGGAGGGCAAGGAGTACGTCGTCCAGGACGGCGACTGCATGCACTTCCGCTTCAACGTGTAG
- the atpF gene encoding F0F1 ATP synthase subunit B has translation MFLPSVLAASSFVSVRPGLIFWTIVTFVLVMIVLRWKAWGPILSLVEEREKQIANAIESAKRERAEAEKLLADQKTAIAEARREAADMMRRNQQEMEKFRDELMAKSRKEAEELKLSARREIDEQKSKAIAEVRGMAVDLAMEVAGKLIGERMDDSKQRALAEQFVKGLPAAGTTSVRPNA, from the coding sequence ATGTTCCTGCCCTCCGTCCTCGCCGCCAGCTCCTTCGTGAGTGTCCGCCCGGGCCTCATCTTCTGGACCATCGTCACCTTCGTGCTCGTCATGATCGTCCTGCGCTGGAAGGCGTGGGGACCCATCCTGTCGCTGGTGGAGGAGCGCGAGAAGCAGATTGCCAACGCCATCGAGAGCGCCAAGCGTGAGCGCGCCGAGGCGGAGAAGCTGCTGGCCGACCAGAAGACGGCCATCGCCGAGGCCCGCCGCGAGGCCGCGGACATGATGCGCCGCAACCAGCAGGAGATGGAGAAGTTCCGCGACGAGCTGATGGCCAAGAGCCGCAAGGAGGCCGAGGAGCTGAAGCTCAGCGCGCGCCGCGAAATCGACGAGCAGAAGTCCAAGGCCATCGCCGAGGTGCGCGGCATGGCCGTGGACCTGGCCATGGAAGTGGCGGGCAAGCTCATCGGTGAGCGGATGGACGACAGCAAGCAGCGCGCGCTGGCCGAGCAGTTCGTCAAGGGCCTGCCGGCGGCCGGCACCACCTCCGTTCGCCCCAACGCCTAG
- a CDS encoding ATP synthase F0 subunit C: MTNLALAFLAAGIGAGLSIIGAALGIGKLAAAAMDATGRQPAAGGDIRTTMIIAAALIEGATLFALVVCVLLAVKE; the protein is encoded by the coding sequence ATGACGAACCTCGCTCTTGCCTTCCTCGCCGCCGGTATCGGCGCCGGCCTCTCCATCATCGGTGCCGCGCTCGGCATCGGTAAGCTCGCCGCCGCCGCCATGGACGCCACGGGCCGTCAGCCGGCCGCCGGTGGTGACATCCGCACCACCATGATCATCGCCGCGGCCCTCATCGAAGGCGCCACGCTGTTCGCGCTGGTCGTCTGCGTTCTGCTCGCCGTCAAGGAGTAG
- the atpB gene encoding F0F1 ATP synthase subunit A has translation MRKAMVLFASLFASVAWASSSAEGEESVAGYILHHVSDADELEIEVPLSHDHIKLHLPKILIPLSEGACAPRMTDHGPVTPSLLGGCVDLSITKHTVFMWLAAFLLITFVLIWSNRDKTKLVPRGTGANLFEMLILFVRDELAIKNIGKEEGPRYVPFLLTAFFFILFMNLLGLFPWMASATGNLAVTCGLAICTFVVTQAAGIRAAGFGGYLAHLTGGVHPALWFIMIPVEFLGLFTKPFALTVRLFANMLAGHIVIFFLLGLIFILQHPAVALISVPFAFGIYLLELFVAFVQAYVFTMLSALFIGMGVAMGHHGHGDDHGHGHAETGPSHDHGRAHHV, from the coding sequence ATGCGCAAGGCAATGGTGCTGTTCGCCAGTCTGTTCGCTTCGGTGGCGTGGGCTTCTTCCTCGGCCGAGGGCGAGGAGAGCGTGGCGGGCTACATCCTCCACCACGTCTCCGACGCCGACGAGCTGGAGATTGAAGTCCCGCTCAGCCACGACCACATCAAGCTCCACCTGCCCAAGATCCTCATCCCGTTGAGCGAGGGCGCCTGCGCGCCGCGGATGACGGACCACGGCCCGGTGACGCCGAGCCTGCTCGGTGGCTGCGTGGACCTCTCCATCACCAAGCACACGGTGTTCATGTGGCTGGCGGCGTTCCTGCTCATCACCTTCGTGCTCATCTGGAGCAACCGCGACAAGACGAAGCTGGTGCCGCGCGGCACCGGGGCCAACCTCTTCGAGATGCTCATCCTCTTCGTGCGGGACGAGCTGGCCATCAAGAACATCGGCAAGGAGGAGGGCCCGCGCTACGTGCCCTTCCTGCTCACCGCGTTCTTCTTCATCCTCTTCATGAACCTGCTGGGCCTGTTCCCCTGGATGGCGAGCGCCACGGGCAACCTCGCCGTCACCTGCGGCCTGGCCATCTGCACCTTCGTCGTCACGCAGGCCGCGGGCATCCGCGCGGCGGGCTTCGGCGGCTACCTGGCGCACCTGACGGGCGGCGTGCACCCCGCGCTGTGGTTCATCATGATTCCGGTGGAGTTCCTGGGCCTGTTCACCAAGCCCTTCGCGCTCACGGTCCGTCTCTTCGCCAACATGCTGGCGGGCCACATCGTCATCTTCTTCCTGCTCGGCCTCATCTTCATCCTCCAGCACCCGGCGGTGGCGCTCATCAGCGTGCCGTTCGCCTTCGGCATCTACCTGCTGGAGCTGTTCGTGGCCTTCGTGCAGGCGTACGTGTTCACCATGCTGTCGGCGCTGTTCATCGGCATGGGCGTCGCCATGGGCCACCACGGCCACGGTGACGACCACGGCCACGGCCACGCGGAGACGGGCCCCAGCCACGACCACGGCCGGGCCCACCACGTCTGA
- a CDS encoding AtpZ/AtpI family protein, translated as MAVKEPREPGSPDSEELGPAARQMRAAEPYISAVWKLVGGAVVGVLGGYWLDRWLGTGPWLLVGLSLTGISVGFYGFLRDMSRLGKRK; from the coding sequence ATGGCAGTGAAGGAGCCCCGGGAGCCAGGAAGTCCGGACAGCGAAGAGCTGGGGCCGGCGGCGCGACAGATGAGGGCCGCGGAGCCCTACATCTCGGCGGTGTGGAAGCTGGTGGGCGGGGCGGTGGTGGGCGTGCTGGGCGGCTACTGGCTGGACCGGTGGCTGGGCACGGGGCCGTGGCTGCTGGTGGGGCTGAGCCTGACGGGTATCAGCGTGGGCTTCTACGGCTTCCTCCGGGACATGAGCCGGCTGGGGAAGCGGAAGTGA
- a CDS encoding YbhB/YbcL family Raf kinase inhibitor-like protein — MPKPLVLTSARFKDGDLIPIAYTGEGEDLSPPLQWSNLPAGTKSLALIVEDPDAPDPKNPQMTWSHWVLYNIPVSAQSLTEGANADTLPPGTKQGVNDFKRQGYGGPMPPVGTHRYFFRLYALDTVLPDLDRPTRLDLLDAMDGHILGEAELIGLYHKVHHRSADWSAGGMPR, encoded by the coding sequence ATGCCGAAGCCCCTGGTGCTCACGTCCGCCCGCTTCAAGGACGGAGACCTCATCCCCATCGCCTACACGGGCGAGGGCGAGGACCTGTCCCCGCCCCTGCAGTGGTCGAACCTGCCGGCCGGAACGAAGAGCCTGGCGCTCATCGTGGAGGACCCGGACGCCCCGGACCCGAAGAACCCGCAGATGACCTGGTCGCACTGGGTGCTCTACAACATCCCCGTCAGCGCGCAGAGCCTGACGGAGGGCGCCAACGCGGACACCCTCCCGCCCGGCACGAAGCAGGGGGTGAACGACTTCAAGCGCCAGGGCTACGGCGGCCCCATGCCGCCGGTGGGCACGCACCGCTACTTCTTCCGGCTGTACGCGCTGGACACCGTGCTGCCGGACCTGGACCGGCCCACGCGCCTCGACCTGCTGGACGCCATGGACGGCCACATCCTCGGTGAGGCGGAGCTCATCGGCCTGTACCACAAGGTCCACCACCGCAGCGCCGATTGGAGCGCGGGCGGCATGCCCCGCTGA
- a CDS encoding ATP-binding protein, with protein sequence MKPAAEPGDSYGPFDAMSVGVCVIRDRCFVYVNEALVTLLGHSREQLVGQQFTWALDEPSAVELAGRHSRRIRGEPVPATYEATVRTSTGGKRTEMTVIPNGEDWVVLVRDVTARGLRRAVLQRLAELGAGLPSLRTEGEVLRKVFTGLEELGLAFAWLSPEGDGVRLGQTFVPPAMVPHDARALSGRWQRDVVGRWPPLLARAWREGGAYANELPQEAARFLEGMAHGLADTVRHGLQQAGQPHAIAVRIDVEGQPRALLGLAGDWLREEELPSVRLFGAQVSAALDAALTISRLSAQNTALAALNRLASVTASAPHPRALFGPGTDEIVGLLGCDAMALLLPTNTAHDIELAYARGLEEGTAERFAQVWRVSRLCSQAQAESVPLERAVEECPQGLRDELWRQGFHTAVAVPLRVRSRGVGTLAVLFRERRPLTPLERETLQAMGSHFAAAIESHRLLDELRGRAEDMALLHEVAKALATTLELDKLLTTGVTSLARIVDTPDAYALLPDASGERLEIRSVTGNHPQLLGRTMPLLPAYSSLAALAFHSREVVMVEDAGSDLRVNQQMREDSGSKACLVLPLVVHERPVGVIMAVETRWPRRFTPAEVERASAIANQLALAREGARLVEDLKASYVELARTQAQLVRRERLAALGELSAVVAHEVRNPLGAIFNSVASIRRIVGPESPAVPLVDIVGEEADRLNRIVADLLTFARPPAPHPYAVPLSPLVEDAVRGALAEAAGKVGVELRLDDDVPAVTVDERMMRQAFLNLAINAVQAMPQGGTLRASVQRAQGTREVEVQFSDSGPGISPEVRARIFEPFFTTKAKGTGLGLAVVKRIIESHQGRVALESQPGRGTTFRLYLPLDAPASTSMAMGDG encoded by the coding sequence GTGAAACCTGCCGCCGAGCCTGGGGACTCCTACGGCCCCTTCGATGCGATGTCCGTGGGTGTCTGCGTCATCCGCGACCGCTGCTTCGTGTACGTGAACGAGGCCCTGGTGACGTTGCTGGGACACTCTCGCGAGCAGCTGGTGGGCCAGCAGTTCACCTGGGCCCTGGACGAGCCCAGCGCGGTGGAGCTGGCCGGACGACACTCGCGACGCATCCGGGGTGAGCCGGTCCCCGCCACCTATGAAGCGACGGTGCGCACGAGCACGGGTGGGAAGAGGACGGAGATGACCGTCATCCCCAACGGGGAGGACTGGGTGGTGCTGGTGCGCGACGTGACGGCGCGGGGCCTGCGCCGCGCGGTGCTGCAGCGGCTGGCGGAGCTGGGCGCGGGGCTGCCGTCGCTGCGCACCGAGGGCGAGGTGCTGCGCAAGGTCTTCACCGGCCTGGAGGAGCTGGGGCTGGCGTTCGCGTGGCTGTCCCCCGAGGGTGACGGGGTGCGGCTGGGGCAGACCTTCGTGCCGCCCGCCATGGTGCCGCACGACGCCCGGGCGCTGAGCGGCAGGTGGCAGCGGGACGTGGTGGGCCGGTGGCCGCCCCTGCTGGCGCGGGCCTGGCGTGAAGGAGGCGCCTACGCGAACGAGCTGCCCCAGGAGGCCGCACGCTTCCTCGAGGGCATGGCGCACGGCCTGGCGGACACGGTGCGCCACGGCCTCCAGCAGGCCGGTCAGCCCCATGCCATCGCGGTGCGCATCGACGTGGAGGGCCAGCCGCGCGCGCTGCTCGGGCTGGCGGGGGACTGGCTGCGTGAAGAGGAGCTGCCGTCGGTGCGGCTGTTCGGCGCGCAGGTGTCCGCGGCGCTCGACGCGGCGCTGACCATCTCTCGCCTCTCCGCGCAGAACACGGCGCTGGCGGCGCTCAACCGGCTGGCGTCGGTGACGGCGTCGGCCCCGCACCCGCGCGCGCTCTTCGGCCCCGGCACGGACGAAATCGTGGGCCTGCTGGGCTGCGACGCCATGGCGCTGCTGCTGCCCACGAACACCGCGCACGACATCGAGCTGGCGTACGCGCGCGGGCTGGAGGAAGGCACCGCGGAGCGCTTCGCCCAGGTCTGGCGGGTGAGCCGCCTCTGCAGCCAGGCGCAGGCGGAGAGCGTGCCCCTGGAGCGCGCCGTGGAGGAGTGCCCCCAGGGCCTGCGCGACGAGCTGTGGCGGCAGGGCTTCCACACCGCGGTGGCCGTCCCGCTGCGCGTGCGCTCGCGGGGCGTGGGCACCCTGGCCGTGCTGTTCCGCGAGCGGCGGCCGCTCACCCCGCTGGAGCGCGAGACGCTGCAGGCCATGGGCAGCCACTTCGCCGCGGCCATCGAGTCCCACCGGCTGCTGGACGAGCTGCGCGGCCGCGCGGAGGACATGGCCCTGCTGCACGAGGTCGCCAAGGCCCTGGCGACGACGCTGGAGCTGGACAAGCTGCTGACCACGGGCGTCACCAGCCTGGCGCGCATCGTGGACACGCCGGATGCCTATGCGCTGCTGCCGGATGCCTCGGGCGAGCGGCTGGAGATCCGCTCCGTGACGGGCAACCACCCGCAGCTGCTGGGGCGCACGATGCCCCTGCTGCCGGCCTACTCCTCGCTGGCGGCGCTCGCGTTCCACTCGCGCGAGGTGGTGATGGTGGAGGACGCAGGCTCGGACCTGCGCGTCAACCAGCAGATGAGGGAGGACTCGGGCTCGAAGGCCTGCCTCGTCCTCCCGCTGGTGGTGCACGAGCGCCCGGTGGGCGTCATCATGGCGGTGGAGACGCGGTGGCCGCGCCGCTTCACCCCCGCGGAGGTGGAGCGGGCGAGCGCCATCGCCAACCAGCTCGCGCTGGCCCGGGAGGGCGCGCGGCTGGTGGAGGACCTGAAGGCCAGCTACGTGGAGCTGGCGCGGACGCAGGCGCAGCTGGTGCGCCGCGAGCGGCTGGCGGCGCTGGGCGAGCTGTCCGCGGTGGTGGCCCACGAGGTGCGCAACCCGCTGGGCGCCATCTTCAACTCGGTGGCCTCCATCCGCCGCATCGTCGGGCCGGAGAGCCCGGCGGTGCCGCTGGTGGACATCGTCGGCGAGGAGGCGGACCGGCTCAACCGCATCGTCGCGGACCTGCTCACCTTCGCCCGGCCCCCCGCGCCCCACCCCTACGCGGTGCCGCTGTCGCCGCTGGTGGAGGACGCGGTGCGCGGCGCGCTGGCGGAGGCGGCCGGCAAGGTGGGCGTGGAGCTGCGCCTGGATGACGACGTGCCGGCGGTGACGGTGGACGAGCGGATGATGCGCCAGGCCTTCCTCAACCTGGCCATCAACGCGGTGCAGGCCATGCCCCAGGGCGGCACGCTGCGCGCCAGCGTCCAGCGCGCGCAGGGGACTCGCGAGGTGGAGGTGCAGTTCTCCGACAGCGGGCCGGGCATCTCCCCCGAGGTGCGCGCGCGCATCTTCGAGCCCTTCTTCACCACCAAGGCCAAGGGCACCGGCCTGGGGCTCGCGGTGGTCAAGCGCATCATCGAGTCGCACCAGGGCCGGGTGGCGCTGGAGTCGCAGCCGGGCCGGGGCACCACGTTCCGCCTCTACCTGCCGCTGGACGCGCCCGCGTCCACGTCGATGGCGATGGGAGACGGCTGA